One segment of Curtobacterium poinsettiae DNA contains the following:
- a CDS encoding Fe-S oxidoreductase: MSRAGWVFATAVGLAVGVPLSTGRIRVEDGLVVCTGLPRWVFRRGGTCVGSVYLTRDNDGPRVLRHERVHVEQWRRYGMLMPLLYAVAGRDPMRNRFEVEAGLEDGGYR; encoded by the coding sequence GTGTCCCGTGCGGGGTGGGTGTTCGCGACGGCCGTCGGGCTCGCCGTGGGCGTCCCCCTGTCGACCGGGCGGATCCGGGTGGAGGACGGGCTCGTGGTCTGCACGGGGCTGCCGCGCTGGGTCTTCCGGCGCGGCGGCACCTGCGTCGGGTCGGTGTACCTGACCCGCGACAACGACGGCCCGCGAGTGCTCCGGCACGAGCGGGTGCACGTCGAGCAGTGGCGCCGGTACGGGATGCTCATGCCGCTGCTCTACGCCGTCGCCGGGCGGGATCCCATGCGGAACCGGTTCGAGGTCGAGGCCGGCCTGGAGGACGGCGGCTACCGCTGA
- a CDS encoding dihydrolipoyl dehydrogenase family protein, with protein MTDYDLIVIGAGAVGENVADYARKRDLSVAIVEAELVGGECSYWACMPSKALLRSGHALAAAKRLDGAKQAVTGTLDAAHVLARRNSFTSDWKDDSQVSWLESAGIDLIRGHARITGPKTIDVDGATHTARAAVAVVTGSLHTLPPVPGLADAKPWGTREGTSAQQVPESLLVIGGGVSGSELATAWASLGAKVTLVARHGLLGGMEPFAGELVADSLRELGVDVRTGVNPVRVDRDEHGLVTTELDDGTTVITSEVLAATGRAAHTRDLGLETVGLTAGDWLDVDDTMLVHGTDWLYAVGDVNHRVLLTHQGKYQARAAGEAIAARYQGTPLHTEPWGAHVATADHAASPQVTFTDPEVASVGLTEAKAREQGLNVRAVEYDLGAIAGSSLQADGYTGRAKMVVDEDRGVVVGVTFVGQDVAEMLHGATVAVVGEVPIDRLWHAVPAYPTMNEIWLRLLETYGRPA; from the coding sequence ATGACGGACTACGACCTCATCGTGATCGGAGCCGGCGCTGTCGGCGAGAACGTGGCGGACTACGCCAGGAAGCGCGACCTGTCGGTCGCGATCGTGGAGGCCGAGCTCGTCGGCGGCGAGTGCTCCTACTGGGCGTGCATGCCCTCGAAGGCGCTCCTGCGCAGCGGACACGCCCTCGCCGCGGCGAAGCGGCTCGACGGTGCGAAGCAGGCCGTGACCGGCACGCTCGACGCCGCCCACGTGCTCGCCCGACGCAACTCGTTCACCTCGGACTGGAAGGACGACAGCCAGGTCTCGTGGCTCGAGTCCGCCGGCATCGACCTGATCCGCGGGCACGCCCGCATCACCGGCCCGAAGACCATCGACGTCGACGGTGCGACGCACACCGCGCGCGCCGCCGTCGCGGTCGTCACCGGTTCCCTGCACACGTTGCCGCCCGTGCCCGGTCTCGCCGACGCGAAGCCGTGGGGCACCCGGGAGGGCACCAGCGCCCAGCAGGTCCCCGAGAGCCTGCTCGTCATCGGCGGCGGCGTCTCCGGCTCCGAGCTCGCGACAGCGTGGGCATCCCTCGGCGCGAAGGTCACCCTCGTCGCCCGGCACGGTCTGCTCGGCGGCATGGAGCCCTTCGCCGGAGAACTCGTCGCCGACTCCCTGCGCGAACTCGGCGTCGACGTCCGCACCGGCGTCAACCCCGTCCGGGTCGACCGCGACGAGCACGGTCTCGTCACCACGGAGCTCGACGACGGCACCACGGTGATCACGAGCGAGGTGCTCGCCGCCACCGGTCGTGCCGCACACACGCGTGACCTCGGGCTCGAGACCGTCGGCCTGACCGCGGGCGACTGGCTCGACGTCGACGACACCATGCTCGTGCACGGCACTGACTGGCTTTACGCGGTGGGAGACGTCAACCACCGCGTCCTGCTCACGCACCAGGGCAAGTACCAGGCGCGTGCCGCCGGTGAGGCGATCGCCGCGCGGTACCAGGGCACGCCGCTCCACACCGAGCCGTGGGGTGCACACGTCGCCACCGCCGACCACGCCGCCTCGCCGCAGGTCACCTTCACCGACCCCGAGGTCGCGAGCGTCGGACTCACCGAGGCGAAGGCCCGCGAGCAGGGGCTGAACGTCCGCGCGGTCGAGTACGACCTCGGTGCGATCGCCGGGTCCTCGCTGCAGGCCGACGGCTACACGGGCCGCGCGAAGATGGTCGTCGACGAGGACCGCGGGGTCGTCGTGGGCGTCACGTTCGTCGGCCAGGACGTCGCCGAGATGCTGCACGGAGCCACCGTCGCCGTCGTGGGCGAGGTCCCGATCGACCGGCTGTGGCACGCCGTGCCGGCCTACCCGACGATGAACGAGATCTGGCTCCGCCTGCTCGAGACGTACGGCCGCCCGGCCTGA
- a CDS encoding arginase family protein — protein MHFLVVGQWQGSASSRAMRLGDGASAIAADLPRASTTVVDVPAGAGDRLETAVARYTSVLAVAERVAEETAVATEPVLVVGGDGASVLGATAALASDTAFVRISGSGGYRALNRAQPVAAETAALRLLVDRPDDLFPGLPVVPASSVVVAGVRGVEDAERAALDRAGIVHLDVDAATPDALAAAVERTGAASVFVHVDLDVLDPSEVDGLLEPVPFGLDGAALVERIQAATRGRRLVGAALTGFAPVDPDRAVDDLGVILRVVGAVTSASRVG, from the coding sequence ATGCACTTCCTCGTGGTCGGTCAGTGGCAGGGTTCGGCGTCGTCGCGCGCGATGCGACTCGGGGACGGCGCGTCGGCGATCGCGGCCGACCTCCCCCGGGCGTCCACCACCGTGGTCGACGTCCCGGCCGGAGCGGGTGACCGCCTCGAGACCGCCGTCGCCCGCTACACCTCGGTGCTCGCCGTCGCCGAACGCGTCGCGGAAGAGACGGCCGTCGCCACGGAACCGGTGCTCGTCGTCGGCGGTGACGGCGCCAGTGTCCTCGGCGCGACCGCCGCCCTCGCATCGGACACCGCGTTCGTCCGCATCTCCGGCTCCGGCGGGTACCGCGCGCTCAACCGGGCCCAGCCCGTCGCCGCCGAGACCGCCGCCCTGCGCCTGCTGGTCGACCGCCCCGACGACCTGTTCCCCGGCCTGCCGGTGGTGCCGGCGTCCTCGGTCGTCGTCGCCGGGGTCCGCGGCGTCGAGGACGCCGAACGGGCCGCCCTCGACAGAGCCGGGATCGTGCACCTCGACGTCGACGCCGCCACCCCGGACGCCCTCGCCGCAGCGGTCGAACGGACCGGTGCCGCATCGGTCTTCGTGCACGTCGACCTCGACGTCCTCGACCCGTCCGAGGTCGACGGACTCCTCGAACCCGTCCCGTTCGGCCTCGACGGCGCAGCGCTCGTCGAGCGCATCCAGGCCGCGACCCGCGGCCGGCGCCTCGTCGGCGCCGCGCTCACCGGGTTCGCCCCCGTCGACCCGGACCGGGCGGTGGACGACCTCGGCGTGATCCTGCGCGTCGTCGGAGCGGTGACCAGCGCCTCCCGGGTGGGCTGA